CATTTGGAGAACGCTCGTTAATGCATTAGCGGAGGAAGATCTAATCAAGATTGCAGAAAAGACGGCCAAAAAAGGTTCTCTTTTTAGAATGTTAAAAATTGTGGACTGGATAGAAAAGTACATTGGGTCCAGAGGGACGTTACGCAAAGTTGCACGTAATCCTATGAATTAGTTAAGAAACAGTTTATGAACATTTCTTTTGTAATATGTAGTTTGTACACTGCATTATTTTTTACAATAAATGAATTTAACTCATCTGTGGTAATAATTCAAGAATTCTTGTTTTATCAAATTTATACTAAAATATCAAACTGTTTGTAACGAATTAATGCTTTAGAATATGATAACAGCTGACTGTCAGTATTTGTTAAAAAGCATAATTTAATTTATTTATAATTATCTCTTCTGTTCATGGTTGGTCGATTGTAATGATTATGGTATTGTCCGTGGTTTCAAAGTTTGTTTTTACGTGAAATTTGGCGAATAGGAACCTGTCAATTTCTTTTAGAAGCAACGAATACTTTGCACCCATGTCATGTTGAATTGTAAATTTATGAGCAGTTATTGCATTTTCATTCATATTTTGGTTTTTCATAGAACTATCATCAGTATTCGAGCTAATTAGATCATATTTATATGGCATGCCGGATACCCTTGCCCAGTTTTCCTTAAGTTCTAAAATAGTATCAAGAGTGAATTCATCTTCTAGTAATAAAACCAAATCTTTGTATTCCCTTTTAACATAGTCTTCGGCTATTTGGCTTATTCGCTCTTCTGTTAGTTCATTCAAAATTGCTGAAAATAATGATTTTGATAAATAGCTTAAATCAGAATGTTTGGCGAAATTGTGCCATTCAACAAACTCTCTAAGTATTTGGTTTACCAATGTGTTTAGACTTATTTGTTTTTTTTCAGCTTCCTGACGTAGTTTAAATGCGCTATCAGAAGGTATCCTAAAGGTAATTCCTTCGCTTTTTGTTGGTCTTGTAAACGATGTAACATTGGTCAATATATGACATCCACCATTTCTGCAAAATGCTGATAACAACAAAAAAAAAGGTTTAATTTAATTACATTGTAATTATTTGATGTCATTGTAATTATCTTATTTTAGAATGACTATAATAAAAACCTTGTAATCATAAAATTACTCTTTCTAAATTAAATTACATGGTAATCTGCGACTTTATAAGAAAAAATCAAATTAGTCTTTTCGGTGATATGGAATTCAAAATCCTCATAGCAGAAGATAATGTTGAAACTGCTTTATTGTATAAGATGATTCTAGAACCAAGATCGCATGTTGTTTACACGACATCCGATGGTGAAGAATGCCTGAAAACATTTAAACAGACCCATTTTGAGTATTCGACATTGTCGTATGAAAACAAACAACAGTATAATAATTTGGGTGTCAAAGCATTTGACTTGGTTATTTTAGATATCGAGATACCCAAAAGAAACGGAATTGATGTTGCGAAAGAAATATGCGTAATACGCCCTAACCAAAGAATATTGTTCTTATCTTCAAATATAGACAAATTAGCAAATTCTATTCTCTATGTGAAAAACAACATTGAAGCAATGGAAAAGCCATCTACAAATGATGAGATTGTAGCTAAAGTAGAACAAAAAGGAAAATAATGGTTTGACTCTCAATTACCTAAACACCCCGTCCTTCCTCTTCCAGCATTACAATGAACAAGGACTGGTTTTCCATTTTCTATATGATTATTTATATAGTCCGTTGTTTTTACCAAGACTTCTACGTTTGGCGCATCATGGTCTTCTACTTTTATGTGAAGGTAGTCTACAACTATTTTCTTGTCATAACCCTCAGGTTTCTTAGTTTCAAAATATTTTGAAGATAATGATGTTTCTTTTATAGTGACTATACATCTAATACCTTGACGCAATGTCCCTTCGAATTCTCTGAGTTTTTAAGAGTCCAGAGCCAGCCAGTTTATTAGGAATAACCCAATTAAAATTAGATGGTTTACGTAAAAGTCTTCCATAAAACCATTTGTATCTATCACCATTGAGGGCCACCCCTGAAACCAATTCCCTCTTCCGCCATTAGTTATAAAATAAACTAAAAATAGTGAAGCAAACATTAAAGAAAATAAAAGAAGAGATCAAGGGTCATCCGTCAGTTTTATGAACTGGGGAAGGATACCATGTTTATCAACCAATTAAAATGGTTACTAAGCATGGGGAAAAACACCCTTAGAAAATTTTAAAAATTAGAGGATTTCATCCCATTCGCAAGAAATGACCTTACTACTGAATTTATGATTTTTGCAGAGAAATATCTTACAGAAGGAAAGGGAGACCCAAAACACAATCCTTCTCCTAACTCATGTCTGATTAGAATCCCAGAATCCATCAACTCAAAGTATAACGAAAAGGTCAAAATAATCCAAAAATGGGATGTTATTGAATCAATTGCGAATCCTTTAGTTTTACCATTCTTGGATCATCTCATACAAATTAAAATTGAAATAAAGAGTTGCGGAAGAGGAAACAAAATACTGATTCAATAAAAAATAGCAAGAATATAGCATGGATCGACAAATTACTTGAGACTCCCATTCCTGATCCCAGATACTTTTGTTTATGACATATCTTGATACCCTATCTAGTTAACATCAAAGGCTTATCAGAAAATGAAGTGATTTCTATACTAACGGAATGGTTGGATAAGTGCAATAAGGTAAACAGAGTCAGTTGGAATATCCACAAAGAATTAAAGAACAACTAAGATATGATAAAGGTTATCCGCCAATAAGACAAATTTGATTTCTATATTCACAACACGAAAGCCCAAAAGAAATTATAAGCGTTTTTTAGATTTGTTATTGAATCAAAGAAGTATCGAATAATCGTTAAATTTGTATGACAAAAAAATTAATGTGTAATGGATATTCACTTGATCGAAAGATCTTTTAACTTTATCTCACTAAATGCTTTATGCAACTTCTATCTAAGGCTGAAGTTCGATTCTTGCTAGGTGTAAAAACTGTATCCAAATCATATAATAAGAATTCATTGGATGTATTCCATGGTGAATTTTTAAAGTCATTCTAAGATGATAATTCATTTACACAAAGATCAAATAGCAGGCTTTTGGTGGTTATTAATTGACTAGATGCCAATTTTGTCATAGGGGCTTAAACTCAAACTATATCCGAGTAGGCTCCAAAGAATCCTTTAGAAAGGTAGGACTTTACTGTGTTGCTTGCGATATCTACTATTCACCTAACTGACAAAACAGTATACTGTAACGCAAAATGAGTATACTATTCAAAAGAGCCCAAATCAACCTTATTTTCCAAATCAAACGGGCCCGGTGGGCTTCAGGACGATATCAGTCCTTAAGGGTAGGTTCTGACCTGTTTAAAACTTCCTAAATTTATGACCAAGCTTCAAAAAAGTAAGGCTGATGTTTAAGTATTAATTATGAAACTATGAATAGGGAATAGCTCAACAAATCTATTTCAAATAGGGGTTAAATACCTTTATTTTAATCATTTTACCAAAGCATCGATGGTAAAAGTCTGTATTTATTGGTGCTAGTCTCGACGGATTCATTGCAAGAGAGAATGGAGATATAAGTTGGTTAGATGATGCTAACAAGAAAGTTACTCATGGTGAGGATTTTGGATTCAATAGTTTCTTAGAGTCTGTGGATCAAATAATTATGGGAAGGAAAACTTTTGAGGCGGTTATATCCTTTGACCAATGGCCATACAAAGACACTAGATTGATCGTATTGACCTCAAAGAATCTTCAAATCCCTGAGAAATTGAATAAAACTGTAACAGCATCAAACATATCATCCCCTGAACAATTGTTTAAAGAGTTAGATGGTCAATCTATTAATCACATATATGTAGACGGTGGCATAGCAATTCATGATTTTTTATCAGCAGGATTGGTTGATGAAATCACTGTTACTATAGTACCAATACTTATAGGAAAAGGAAAATCATTTAGTGGATTATTGCCAAAGGATTTGTCTTTGCAACATTTAAAAACAATAGTATATGATTTTGGTTTTGTTCAAAATAAATGTAAGATCAATAAATAAGAAAAATAAATAATATTTATATAATTGCGCTAAAATATTCATTATATTGGATCATAATAAGGATTTTTTCCTAATATGGTTAAATCCTTTGTTGCAATAATATTTACATGTCAGAAGAGCCTACGAATGATAGAAATGACGATATTCGACAAAATATTAGTCGAGTTATAAATAATTCTGAAAACAGTTTAGACGAGGTAGGAGACAAACCTCGATCCTGCTCTCACTATATGCCATAATTTTTGTTTAAACGTGTATTAAAAGGATAAAAAGATCTTTAGTTTCAGCTTTACAAAAATAAGTAGGATTTAGTAGAAGTTCATCGATAATTAATATCCTAGTTTATAATTAGTCCTGTTGTAATCGATGCGCGGTAGTTATCCTAACAGAATAAATATTCCTACAGAAAAATTCCTTCATGACTTGGGGGCTGGTGAACACGGTTGCATATTCTGTTTTTCCAAGGAAGAAATGTACAATATTCATTTTTCATATGTTAAATCAGGATTAGAAAATAATTGGGGAGTGGTATATGTCGCCGCTACAGGATCTAAGGAGGTAATTAGAAAAGCAATGCAAAGTCATGGGATTAATACCTTAGCATATGAAAATAATGGACAGGGAGACGGTAGTCTTCTTTTGATGAGTGGGGAAGAATTATACAAGAATGCTGAGTACCCCGATACAACCCACTGGAAGAACAGTGTAAGATTTGTTTCAGATATGTTTATTTCCAAAG
The Candidatus Nitrosocosmicus arcticus DNA segment above includes these coding regions:
- a CDS encoding response regulator; amino-acid sequence: MVICDFIRKNQISLFGDMEFKILIAEDNVETALLYKMILEPRSHVVYTTSDGEECLKTFKQTHFEYSTLSYENKQQYNNLGVKAFDLVILDIEIPKRNGIDVAKEICVIRPNQRILFLSSNIDKLANSILYVKNNIEAMEKPSTNDEIVAKVEQKGK
- a CDS encoding protein-tyrosine phosphatase family protein — encoded protein: MRQGIRCIVTIKETSLSSKYFETKKPEGYDKKIVVDYLHIKVEDHDAPNVEVLVKTTDYINNHIENGKPVLVHCNAGRGRTGCLGN
- a CDS encoding dihydrofolate reductase family protein; this translates as MGASLDGFIARENGDISWLDDANKKVTHGEDFGFNSFLESVDQIIMGRKTFEAVISFDQWPYKDTRLIVLTSKNLQIPEKLNKTVTASNISSPEQLFKELDGQSINHIYVDGGIAIHDFLSAGLVDEITVTIVPILIGKGKSFSGLLPKDLSLQHLKTIVYDFGFVQNKCKINK
- a CDS encoding MEDS domain-containing protein, whose protein sequence is MRGSYPNRINIPTEKFLHDLGAGEHGCIFCFSKEEMYNIHFSYVKSGLENNWGVVYVAATGSKEVIRKAMQSHGINTLAYENNGQGDGSLLLMSGEELYKNAEYPDTTHWKNSVRFVSDMFISKGKKGVRVAADLSSYFLSKGLIHQWHKLEYILEKKLSLPVSVLCAYDSASPELVETDVLKHYDRLTDTNKELINSHSFAIYAAGNKSIIFRV